The following proteins are co-located in the Verrucomicrobiota bacterium genome:
- a CDS encoding tetratricopeptide repeat protein — protein MLTTKKGGRVRWVLSVASAVSLLGAGCVPPGPRALLRGEKLLREGNAAAAAEDFKVATTHLPQVAQAWNHLGLAHHALGQVADAARAYRQALTLDPNLAVTRFNLGCLLLENNSPSAAATELASYTIQRPGSPEGWVKRGSSELRSRQFDSAERSFRNATNLNPRLAEALNGLGIVQLYKNRASEAFQSLYTANQLQPAFAPAALNLAVVTHQHIAPRQPEYRPLALQKYRDYAAMPGVPYRDAVDQLARALDAELNPPPKVVAARPPPSAATNPPTAVVAVTPRLTPTVETNIPAPKPVASTGTVLVASANPAPAKTRPGELPPFNPKVVAPPAVTPPAPVIVDSPPTPRPVTNDATKSKVASAAKQPSPAPPAATNPVGVLPPPPGPPKSVVSVPAVVAVETPSGAIPRYAYRNPSPPPAGNRATAQAHYAQAELERDRRRWAEALVHYEKVVQADPSFAEAHHYLALMAGNVNQLPRALYACEIALALQPASLNARYNFALTLEKAGYYRDAASELERVLTDYPDEGSAHLALANVYAKRLGLIGAARRHYQRVLDLNPQHPMGTDIRFWLRANPQ, from the coding sequence ATGCTGACGACAAAAAAAGGGGGCCGTGTCCGGTGGGTTCTCTCCGTCGCGTCAGCCGTCTCGTTGCTCGGCGCGGGATGCGTGCCGCCCGGGCCGCGCGCGCTGCTCCGCGGCGAAAAACTGCTTCGCGAAGGCAACGCCGCCGCCGCCGCGGAGGATTTCAAGGTGGCGACGACGCATCTGCCCCAGGTCGCGCAGGCGTGGAATCACCTCGGGCTCGCGCACCACGCGCTCGGGCAGGTCGCCGACGCTGCGCGCGCCTACCGGCAGGCGCTCACGCTCGATCCGAACCTCGCGGTGACGCGCTTCAATCTCGGCTGCCTCTTGCTTGAGAACAACAGCCCGTCCGCCGCCGCCACCGAGCTGGCGTCTTACACGATCCAGCGGCCGGGCTCGCCCGAGGGTTGGGTGAAGCGCGGCTCGTCGGAACTCCGCTCGCGGCAGTTCGATTCGGCCGAGCGCAGCTTTCGCAATGCGACGAACCTGAATCCGCGGCTCGCCGAGGCGCTCAACGGACTGGGCATCGTCCAGCTCTACAAGAACCGCGCGTCCGAGGCGTTCCAGAGCCTCTACACCGCGAACCAGCTCCAGCCGGCTTTCGCGCCCGCCGCGCTGAATCTCGCGGTCGTCACGCACCAGCACATCGCTCCGCGCCAGCCCGAGTATCGCCCGCTCGCCCTGCAAAAGTATCGCGATTACGCGGCGATGCCCGGCGTTCCCTATCGCGACGCTGTCGACCAACTCGCCCGCGCGCTCGACGCCGAATTGAATCCGCCGCCGAAGGTCGTCGCGGCGCGCCCGCCGCCGTCCGCGGCAACCAACCCGCCCACGGCGGTGGTCGCCGTCACGCCCCGCTTGACCCCGACTGTTGAGACCAACATTCCCGCGCCGAAACCAGTCGCGAGCACCGGCACGGTGCTGGTGGCCTCGGCGAATCCTGCGCCGGCGAAGACCCGGCCCGGCGAACTGCCGCCGTTCAATCCGAAGGTCGTCGCGCCGCCGGCAGTGACACCGCCCGCCCCGGTCATCGTGGACTCCCCGCCGACACCACGGCCCGTGACGAATGACGCGACGAAGTCCAAGGTTGCGAGCGCAGCAAAGCAACCGAGCCCGGCGCCGCCCGCTGCGACCAATCCGGTGGGCGTTCTGCCGCCGCCGCCCGGGCCGCCGAAGTCCGTGGTCTCCGTGCCCGCGGTCGTCGCTGTGGAGACGCCATCCGGAGCAATCCCGCGTTACGCCTATCGAAATCCATCGCCGCCGCCGGCGGGAAACCGGGCCACCGCCCAGGCGCACTACGCCCAGGCGGAATTGGAGCGCGATCGCCGCCGCTGGGCCGAGGCGCTCGTGCATTACGAGAAGGTGGTGCAGGCCGACCCGTCCTTCGCGGAAGCGCATCACTATCTCGCACTGATGGCCGGCAACGTGAACCAGTTGCCGCGCGCGCTCTATGCCTGCGAGATCGCGCTCGCGTTGCAGCCTGCCTCGCTGAACGCACGGTATAATTTCGCGCTCACGCTCGAGAAGGCCGGTTACTATCGCGACGCCGCGTCCGAGCTCGAGCGGGTGCTGACGGATTATCCGGACGAAGGCAGCGCGCATCTGGCGCTCGCGAACGTCTACGCGAAACGGCTCGGCCTCATCGGCGCGGCGCGGCGGCA
- a CDS encoding DUF362 domain-containing protein: MSRNAQAYRIRPAPFQSKFAGAALLALAAAGLACGAEPEPSTVRPPQRARVVIVEDARATGTFVPKPEVVRSLVERGLRQWTGRPTTTAAWLSFVSTNDFIGLKVYSAPGATGGSRPEVAAAVASTLIAAGVPAGQIIVWDKHAADLRLAGFTALRERLGVRVESALDAGWDEKAAYDRSLIGSLVFGDLEFGRKGDNVGRKSHLSRLITKTVTKHISIAPLLNHNQMGVCGHLQSLALGAADNTIRFENHPAHLFEAVAELYAMPELGDRVVLNITDALLCQHEGEQRPLLHYSVALNQLRFSSDPVALDILSLEELQRQRRKAGFAAAKVSLAMFRNASLLELGISEPANIRIEWAK, encoded by the coding sequence GTGTCAAGAAACGCGCAGGCTTATCGCATCCGCCCCGCTCCGTTCCAATCCAAGTTCGCGGGCGCGGCCCTGCTCGCACTGGCGGCCGCCGGCCTTGCGTGCGGCGCCGAGCCGGAACCCTCCACCGTCCGGCCGCCCCAGCGCGCGCGCGTGGTGATCGTCGAGGATGCGCGCGCGACCGGGACGTTCGTCCCCAAGCCGGAAGTCGTCCGATCGCTTGTGGAACGCGGCCTTCGACAGTGGACGGGCAGGCCCACGACGACGGCCGCGTGGCTGAGCTTCGTCTCGACCAACGATTTCATCGGCCTGAAAGTTTACTCCGCGCCGGGCGCGACGGGCGGCTCGCGGCCGGAGGTTGCCGCGGCGGTCGCCTCGACGCTCATCGCCGCGGGGGTGCCGGCGGGGCAGATCATCGTGTGGGACAAGCACGCCGCCGACTTGCGCTTGGCGGGCTTCACCGCGCTGCGCGAGCGCCTTGGTGTGCGCGTGGAATCCGCGCTGGACGCCGGATGGGATGAAAAGGCGGCCTACGATCGCTCGCTCATCGGCTCGCTGGTGTTTGGCGACTTGGAATTCGGCCGCAAGGGCGACAACGTCGGCCGCAAGTCGCATCTCTCCAGGCTCATCACGAAGACGGTCACCAAGCACATCAGCATCGCGCCGCTGCTGAATCACAACCAGATGGGCGTCTGCGGCCACTTGCAAAGCCTCGCGCTCGGGGCGGCGGACAACACGATCCGTTTCGAGAACCACCCGGCGCACTTGTTCGAGGCCGTCGCGGAACTCTACGCCATGCCCGAACTCGGCGACCGCGTGGTGCTCAACATCACGGACGCGCTGCTCTGCCAGCACGAGGGCGAACAGCGGCCGCTGTTGCATTATTCCGTCGCGCTCAACCAGCTCCGCTTCAGCAGCGACCCGGTCGCGCTCGACATCTTGTCGCTCGAGGAACTCCAGCGCCAGCGGCGGAAGGCGGGATTTGCGGCGGCGAAGGTCAGCCTCGCGATGTTTCGCAACGCGTCGTTGCTCGAACTCGGCATCTCGGAGCCGGCGAACATCCGCATCGAGTGGGCGAAGTAG
- a CDS encoding divalent metal cation transporter — protein sequence MSTPRPAPVHWRDVFKHVGPGLILTASIVGSGELIVTPKLGASAGFTLLWFIILGCIVKVFVQVELGRFAVARGLTTIAAMNTIPGPRFIVSWLVWLWLGMFFALTFQVAGMLGGVAQIAAQSGFGGPGWLWATIAAGLTALLLFFGRYRLVENISTSMVVLFTLCTVVAVAALQWSDYRITAAHLREGFSFGFPKDFTTAFAAFAIIGVGASELIYYPYWCLEKGYAGAVGPRDGSDGWRARARGWVRVMKFDAWFSCIIYTTATVAFYLLGAAVLHAKGLVVENKDMIATLSHMYRESFGTWGLAIFLIGAFNVLYSTVFAATASNARLMADGLQMFRLVKYETPERGATAVKWCCVALPTGALVVFIIWGAPVALVLVGAVAQGVMLPFLALAALWFRSQEPDPALRSGPAWNVFLWIAALSMSAVGVHEAFAQISKLLK from the coding sequence ATGTCCACGCCCCGTCCCGCGCCGGTGCATTGGCGCGATGTCTTCAAACACGTCGGACCGGGATTGATCCTCACCGCGTCCATCGTCGGGTCGGGCGAACTGATCGTGACGCCGAAGCTGGGCGCGTCCGCGGGCTTCACGCTGCTGTGGTTCATCATCCTCGGCTGCATCGTCAAGGTCTTCGTGCAGGTCGAGCTCGGCCGCTTCGCCGTGGCGCGCGGGCTGACGACGATCGCGGCGATGAACACCATCCCGGGTCCGAGGTTCATCGTCTCGTGGCTCGTGTGGTTGTGGCTCGGGATGTTTTTCGCGCTGACGTTTCAAGTGGCCGGGATGCTCGGTGGCGTGGCGCAGATCGCGGCGCAATCGGGCTTCGGCGGCCCCGGATGGCTGTGGGCCACCATCGCCGCGGGCCTCACCGCGCTGCTGCTTTTCTTCGGCCGCTACCGGCTGGTCGAGAACATCTCCACGTCCATGGTCGTCCTCTTCACGCTGTGCACGGTCGTCGCTGTCGCCGCGTTGCAGTGGTCGGACTATCGCATCACCGCCGCGCACCTGCGGGAGGGGTTCAGCTTCGGCTTCCCGAAGGATTTCACGACGGCGTTCGCGGCGTTTGCCATCATCGGAGTGGGCGCGTCGGAGCTCATCTATTATCCCTACTGGTGCCTCGAGAAAGGCTACGCCGGCGCGGTCGGGCCGCGCGACGGGAGCGACGGCTGGCGCGCGCGCGCGCGGGGCTGGGTGCGCGTGATGAAGTTCGACGCGTGGTTCTCCTGCATCATCTACACCACCGCCACGGTCGCGTTCTACCTGCTCGGCGCCGCGGTGCTGCACGCGAAGGGCCTCGTCGTTGAGAACAAGGACATGATCGCGACGCTTTCGCACATGTATCGCGAGAGCTTCGGCACGTGGGGACTCGCCATTTTCCTCATCGGCGCGTTCAACGTGCTCTACTCGACCGTCTTCGCGGCGACGGCTTCCAACGCGCGCCTCATGGCCGACGGTTTGCAGATGTTCCGCTTGGTGAAGTATGAAACGCCCGAGCGGGGCGCGACGGCGGTGAAGTGGTGCTGCGTGGCGCTGCCCACGGGCGCGCTCGTGGTGTTCATCATCTGGGGCGCGCCCGTGGCACTGGTCCTGGTAGGCGCGGTAGCGCAAGGGGTGATGCTGCCGTTCCTCGCGCTGGCGGCGCTGTGGTTCCGTTCGCAGGAGCCGGACCCGGCGTTGCGCTCCGGCCCCGCGTGGAACGTCTTTCTCTGGATCGCCGCGCTCTCAATGTCCGCGGTCGGCGTGCACGAGGCGTTCGCGCAAATCTCGAAGCTGTTGAAGTAA
- the thiH gene encoding 2-iminoacetate synthase ThiH, with protein MSFVSEFNALPLEDLLRIASRTGAAAARECLERERLTLADFARLVSPGAGEVLEDLCRRSQAVTRQRFGKVIRLFAPLYLSNECINNCRYCGFSRDNPILRVTLSVEEVLREARALKAQGFRNLLLVAGEHPKFVSGGYLAECVRALRDEVPGISLEVGPMETADYAPIVQAGAEGLVVYQETYDREVYAAMHTAGPKRDFDWRLATAERGYAAGFRRLGIGALFGLADWRREALCVAAHAGHLLKHCWKAQLTVSMPRLRPCAGDFEPLTTLADRELAQLVCAFRLFLPDAGLVLSTREPARLRDGLIPMGITLMSAGSHTEPGGYTGAGREKTHRTGRGRIIARAANSSARAAPGETNATGQFEIADGRSPAEVAARLGRLGYEPVWKDWDAALSA; from the coding sequence GTGAGCTTCGTTAGCGAGTTCAACGCTCTGCCGTTGGAGGATTTGCTCCGCATCGCGTCGCGCACGGGCGCTGCCGCCGCGCGCGAGTGCCTCGAGCGCGAGCGGCTCACGCTTGCAGACTTCGCGCGGCTGGTCTCGCCGGGCGCGGGCGAGGTGCTCGAGGACTTGTGCCGCCGCTCGCAGGCCGTCACCCGGCAGCGGTTCGGGAAAGTCATCCGGCTGTTTGCGCCGCTCTACCTTTCCAACGAGTGCATCAACAACTGCCGTTACTGCGGATTTTCGCGCGACAATCCGATCCTGCGCGTGACGCTCTCGGTGGAGGAGGTGTTGCGCGAGGCGCGCGCGCTCAAGGCGCAGGGGTTTCGCAACCTGCTGCTCGTGGCGGGCGAGCATCCGAAGTTCGTCTCCGGCGGCTACCTCGCGGAGTGCGTCCGCGCATTGCGCGACGAGGTGCCCGGCATTTCGCTCGAAGTCGGGCCGATGGAAACGGCGGACTACGCGCCGATCGTGCAGGCGGGCGCGGAGGGGCTCGTGGTGTATCAGGAGACGTATGATCGCGAAGTCTATGCGGCGATGCACACGGCCGGGCCGAAGCGCGATTTCGACTGGCGGCTCGCGACGGCCGAGCGCGGCTACGCCGCGGGATTCCGGCGGCTCGGCATCGGCGCGCTGTTCGGGCTCGCGGACTGGCGGCGCGAAGCCTTGTGCGTCGCGGCTCACGCCGGGCACCTGCTGAAACATTGCTGGAAGGCGCAACTCACGGTTTCGATGCCGCGGTTGCGCCCGTGCGCCGGGGATTTTGAACCGCTGACGACCCTCGCCGACCGCGAGCTGGCGCAACTGGTTTGCGCGTTCCGGCTGTTCCTGCCGGATGCGGGCCTCGTGCTCTCGACCCGCGAGCCGGCGCGGCTGCGCGACGGGCTGATCCCGATGGGCATCACGTTGATGAGCGCGGGCAGCCACACCGAGCCCGGCGGCTACACGGGCGCGGGCCGCGAGAAGACGCATCGAACCGGGCGCGGACGGATCATCGCGCGGGCCGCGAATTCCAGCGCGCGGGCCGCGCCGGGCGAAACGAATGCGACTGGACAATTCGAAATTGCGGACGGACGTTCGCCCGCGGAAGTTGCCGCGCGGTTGGGCCGGCTCGGATACGAGCCGGTGTGGAAGGACTGGGACGCGGCCTTGAGCGCCTGA
- a CDS encoding protein DA1, producing MEAKNLIRNGALLVTAALFLAAAAPSAGQAKAPAPPPPDAAEVPPGPLKCVVCEKTGLTGTIYRHKFGLVCDQCRPLERTCANCGIPMREPGGKSADGRAFCKFEFATLVFKQEEARKVYDETVLDLRRLLGGVLDLKFTNLNVQVFDVDYWNHRSGRPVAETMRRPGFAQTITAGREMKHTILLLSGVPRDDLASVCAHEHTHLWLNENMPELRAMEQNTIEGLCELVAFKLAAARQLETQQTRIRRNTYTAGRIETLIAAEQRHGMFALLEWARRGTNAIADDASLAAFSAKNPPRPAPSLVSPVPAKAPPVLNPAAKPPPVASLRLIGLFLTPKKRAAQVNDQLFEPGDVRRIQLGEKIAMVKCIEIRTNAVVLSVDGSTNHVTLWHVGR from the coding sequence GTGGAAGCGAAGAACCTGATCCGAAACGGCGCGCTGCTTGTCACGGCGGCGCTGTTCCTCGCGGCGGCCGCCCCGTCCGCGGGGCAAGCGAAAGCCCCGGCCCCGCCGCCGCCCGATGCGGCGGAAGTCCCGCCCGGCCCGCTCAAGTGCGTGGTGTGCGAGAAAACCGGACTCACCGGCACGATTTACAGGCACAAGTTCGGGCTCGTGTGCGACCAGTGCCGTCCGCTCGAACGCACCTGCGCCAACTGCGGCATCCCGATGCGCGAGCCGGGCGGAAAGTCCGCCGACGGCCGCGCGTTCTGCAAGTTCGAGTTTGCGACGCTGGTTTTCAAGCAGGAGGAGGCGCGGAAAGTTTATGACGAGACCGTGCTGGACCTCCGCCGCCTGCTCGGCGGCGTGCTGGACCTGAAGTTCACGAACCTGAACGTGCAGGTTTTTGACGTGGACTACTGGAACCATCGCTCGGGCAGACCGGTCGCAGAGACGATGAGGCGGCCCGGCTTCGCGCAGACGATCACGGCCGGCCGCGAGATGAAGCACACCATCCTGCTGCTCAGCGGCGTGCCGCGGGATGACCTTGCGTCCGTCTGCGCGCACGAGCACACGCACCTGTGGCTCAACGAGAACATGCCCGAGTTGCGGGCGATGGAGCAGAACACCATCGAGGGCTTGTGCGAACTGGTCGCCTTCAAGCTCGCCGCGGCCCGCCAGCTTGAGACGCAGCAGACGCGCATCCGCCGCAACACCTACACCGCCGGCCGCATCGAGACGCTCATCGCCGCCGAACAGCGGCACGGCATGTTCGCGCTGCTCGAGTGGGCGCGCCGCGGCACGAACGCCATCGCGGACGATGCCTCGCTGGCCGCGTTCAGCGCGAAAAATCCCCCGCGCCCGGCGCCGTCGCTCGTGTCACCCGTCCCCGCCAAGGCGCCCCCCGTGCTCAACCCGGCCGCGAAGCCGCCGCCCGTGGCTTCACTGCGACTCATCGGATTGTTTCTCACCCCGAAGAAGCGCGCGGCGCAGGTCAACGACCAGCTCTTCGAGCCGGGTGACGTGCGGCGGATCCAGTTGGGCGAGAAAATTGCCATGGTGAAGTGCATCGAGATTCGCACCAACGCTGTCGTGCTCTCGGTGGACGGCTCGACGAACCACGTGACGCTCTGGCACGTCGGCCGATGA
- a CDS encoding response regulator: protein MFQSAVPLSRPVSAPLAIVVYEHLVLGNQLGNKLRDMGYRVTMLKEPGKVIEVAGKEKPLIVLVDLDCTVTDAVALIGQLKHTDGTRHLPVLCFTSHDDKKRQEAAVAAGASLVVGDQAILHQFPHLLDQVLQVE, encoded by the coding sequence ATTTTCCAGTCGGCTGTCCCACTCTCACGCCCCGTGAGTGCGCCGCTGGCCATCGTCGTGTATGAGCACCTCGTGCTGGGCAACCAGCTCGGGAACAAACTGCGCGACATGGGCTATCGCGTCACGATGCTCAAGGAACCCGGCAAGGTGATCGAGGTCGCCGGGAAGGAGAAGCCGCTCATCGTGCTGGTAGACCTCGATTGCACGGTCACGGATGCCGTGGCGCTCATCGGTCAGTTGAAGCATACCGACGGCACAAGGCACCTGCCCGTGCTGTGTTTCACCAGTCACGACGACAAGAAGCGGCAGGAAGCCGCTGTGGCCGCGGGCGCATCGCTCGTCGTGGGCGACCAGGCGATTCTCCACCAGTTTCCGCACCTGCTCGACCAGGTGCTGCAAGTCGAATGA
- a CDS encoding MogA/MoaB family molybdenum cofactor biosynthesis protein gives MQIETGIITISDRASKGLYDDLGGPALKKAALGYGWKVSAESLVPDEKSDIQRAVREHIARGCHLVLTTGGTGVALRDVTPEAVRDIAVRELPGFGEVMRAESMKITRNAILSRNLAAVVDRALVLCLPGKPGGAVECLGFVVGAIPHCVEVLQEVPTSC, from the coding sequence ATGCAAATCGAGACGGGCATCATCACCATCAGCGACCGTGCGTCGAAGGGGCTTTACGACGACCTCGGCGGCCCCGCGCTCAAGAAGGCCGCGCTGGGTTACGGTTGGAAGGTCTCCGCTGAATCCCTCGTGCCGGATGAGAAGTCCGACATCCAGCGCGCCGTGCGCGAGCACATCGCCCGCGGCTGCCATCTCGTGCTCACAACGGGCGGCACGGGCGTGGCGTTGCGCGACGTGACGCCCGAGGCGGTGCGTGACATCGCGGTTCGCGAGCTGCCGGGCTTTGGCGAGGTGATGCGCGCCGAGTCCATGAAGATCACGCGCAACGCCATCCTCTCCCGCAACCTCGCGGCTGTCGTGGACCGCGCGCTGGTGCTCTGCCTGCCGGGCAAGCCGGGCGGGGCGGTGGAATGCCTCGGGTTCGTCGTCGGCGCGATCCCGCACTGCGTCGAAGTGCTGCAAGAAGTGCCGACGAGTTGCTGA
- a CDS encoding heme peroxidase → MAIPNVTLSQGIHVMHVFHRVNRVRWAALGSGESAAAKANLGRLCAANPGPGHPRLCTYANVGGKADLAFMLYHADLAGLGAMHRALEACFPPGTLEPVYSYLSVTELTEYMSTEEDVIARLKGEGLQPGSEPFEKRLGEEKRRLDDYKQFRLYPELEDWEAMGFYPMNKRRDLSDNWYMLDAVTRKKLMAGHARVGRKYHGRVSQLITGSVGLDDWEWGVTLIAHQVDALKEIVYEMRFDEVSARYGEFGPFYVNLRLDPADLWDHLRL, encoded by the coding sequence ATGGCCATCCCGAACGTAACCCTCTCGCAAGGCATCCATGTGATGCACGTGTTCCACCGCGTCAACCGCGTGCGCTGGGCGGCGCTCGGCTCCGGCGAGTCAGCAGCTGCGAAGGCAAATCTCGGCCGACTGTGCGCCGCGAACCCGGGACCGGGGCATCCGCGCCTCTGCACCTACGCCAACGTCGGGGGCAAGGCGGATTTGGCATTCATGCTGTATCACGCCGACCTCGCCGGGCTTGGCGCGATGCACCGCGCGCTCGAGGCGTGTTTTCCGCCGGGCACGCTTGAGCCGGTGTATTCCTACCTGAGCGTGACGGAGCTCACGGAATACATGAGCACCGAGGAGGACGTGATTGCGCGGCTGAAGGGCGAGGGCTTGCAACCGGGGAGCGAGCCATTCGAGAAGCGGCTGGGCGAGGAGAAGCGCCGGCTCGACGACTACAAACAGTTCCGCCTCTATCCCGAACTGGAGGATTGGGAGGCGATGGGCTTCTACCCGATGAACAAAAGGCGTGACCTGTCCGACAACTGGTATATGCTCGACGCCGTCACCCGGAAGAAGCTCATGGCGGGGCACGCCCGGGTCGGGCGCAAGTATCATGGGCGGGTTTCGCAGCTCATCACGGGCTCGGTCGGTCTGGATGACTGGGAATGGGGCGTGACGCTCATCGCGCACCAGGTGGATGCCTTGAAGGAAATCGTATACGAGATGCGCTTCGACGAAGTGAGCGCCCGATACGGCGAGTTCGGACCCTTTTATGTGAACCTCCGGCTTGATCCCGCCGACTTGTGGGATCATCTCCGGCTCTGA
- a CDS encoding N-acetylgalactosamine-6-sulfatase — protein MQAAPESARPNVLLIVSDDQGWRDAACLGRAEIQTPNLDRLARDGVRATSFYVTWPACTPSRGSVLTGRHPLRNGLYDMIRNDMVNFGHRFTPQQYAVSPEMTLGLDTREVTLGDALKRAGYRTGLVGKWDMGQAKRFLPLQRGYDFFYGHGNNGIDYYTHERYGVPSLFRGNDRTEADKGIYATTLFQREALRFIRESAGRPWYLHLCFNAPHSASTFEKEGVQVPQEFVRLYPARDPADKLTRYFAAVTCMDAAIGEVLSAIRELGAERDTIVLFLSDNGGSGNGGNAPLRGAKSSLWEGGLRVPFIARWPARIPAGAVTDEFLTTLELFPTLLAATGAKPTAGVVLDGFDMLPVLAGRAKSQRTEMFWEFRGEKAARIGNLKWVDSAKGKGLFDLTADISEKNDLSASQAATLEMISARWSAWRREMEAAEPRGPFRDY, from the coding sequence CTGCAAGCCGCGCCGGAGTCCGCGCGCCCCAATGTGCTCCTCATCGTCAGCGACGACCAGGGCTGGCGCGATGCGGCCTGTCTCGGGCGCGCGGAAATCCAGACGCCCAATCTCGACCGCCTCGCGCGCGACGGCGTCCGCGCCACCAGCTTTTACGTCACGTGGCCCGCTTGCACGCCGTCACGCGGGAGCGTGCTCACCGGGCGTCACCCGCTTCGCAACGGCCTTTACGACATGATTCGAAACGACATGGTCAACTTCGGCCATCGCTTCACGCCGCAACAATACGCCGTCTCCCCCGAGATGACGCTCGGCCTCGACACGCGCGAAGTCACGCTCGGCGACGCCCTCAAGCGCGCGGGCTACCGCACCGGCCTCGTCGGCAAGTGGGACATGGGGCAGGCGAAGCGCTTCCTGCCGCTCCAGCGCGGCTACGATTTCTTCTACGGCCACGGGAACAACGGCATCGACTACTACACGCACGAGCGCTACGGCGTGCCCTCGCTTTTCCGCGGCAACGACCGCACCGAGGCCGACAAGGGCATTTACGCGACGACCCTCTTCCAGCGCGAGGCACTGCGGTTCATCCGCGAGAGCGCCGGCCGGCCGTGGTATCTCCACCTCTGCTTCAACGCGCCGCATTCCGCATCGACCTTTGAGAAGGAAGGCGTGCAGGTCCCCCAAGAATTCGTCCGTCTCTATCCCGCGCGAGACCCCGCCGACAAGCTCACCAGATACTTCGCCGCCGTCACGTGCATGGACGCCGCGATCGGCGAAGTGCTCTCGGCCATCCGCGAACTCGGCGCCGAGCGCGACACGATCGTGCTGTTCCTGTCCGACAACGGCGGCAGCGGCAACGGCGGCAACGCGCCGCTTCGGGGTGCGAAGAGCTCGTTGTGGGAAGGCGGACTGCGTGTGCCGTTCATCGCCCGCTGGCCCGCGCGCATCCCGGCGGGCGCGGTCACCGACGAATTCCTGACCACGCTCGAACTGTTTCCCACGCTGCTCGCTGCGACCGGCGCCAAACCGACGGCCGGTGTCGTGCTCGACGGCTTCGACATGCTGCCCGTGCTCGCAGGCAGGGCGAAGTCACAGCGCACCGAGATGTTCTGGGAATTCCGCGGCGAGAAAGCCGCGCGCATCGGCAATCTCAAGTGGGTGGATTCAGCGAAAGGAAAGGGCCTGTTCGATCTCACGGCGGACATCTCCGAGAAGAACGACCTCTCCGCCTCGCAAGCCGCAACACTCGAAATGATCTCGGCCCGCTGGTCCGCGTGGCGGCGCGAGATGGAAGCCGCCGAACCACGCGGGCCATTCCGCGATTACTGA
- a CDS encoding cold-shock protein encodes MASGKVKWFDNKKGFGFIQQESGQDIFVHHTSIQGEGYKTLNEGEIVDFEVIQGGKGLKAQNVHRSGQSS; translated from the coding sequence ATGGCAAGCGGCAAAGTGAAGTGGTTCGACAACAAGAAGGGCTTCGGCTTCATCCAGCAGGAGTCGGGGCAGGACATTTTCGTCCACCACACCTCGATCCAAGGCGAAGGCTACAAGACCCTCAACGAGGGAGAGATCGTGGACTTCGAAGTCATCCAGGGCGGCAAGGGACTCAAGGCTCAGAACGTCCACCGCTCCGGGCAATCGAGCTAG
- a CDS encoding efflux RND transporter periplasmic adaptor subunit, whose protein sequence is METEPTIPTPASVKLREFNYAWTPVIVFVLVLIIAAVLFQRRLGPYYLQGEVETVESSVSSTQPGTLAEAPKPIRTLQKVSSGEIISRVVGPDPKNPIPITSPIEGVVTSIRKIPGDIVAAGEPIMTVSSDKPDRIIAFLRQPMVFTPEPGMVVELRPRGRSKKMIESKIAKVGSQLAPIRGSLLQPGQTRTELGLPIIIDAPQGVALFPGETIDINIRPEKVRGK, encoded by the coding sequence ATGGAAACCGAGCCTACGATCCCGACACCCGCTTCCGTCAAGTTGCGCGAGTTCAATTACGCGTGGACACCGGTCATCGTCTTCGTGCTGGTGCTGATCATCGCCGCCGTTCTCTTCCAGCGCCGCCTCGGTCCGTATTATCTGCAGGGCGAAGTCGAAACCGTGGAGTCGTCGGTCTCAAGCACCCAACCCGGCACGCTGGCTGAGGCTCCAAAGCCGATCCGCACGCTGCAAAAAGTCTCTTCCGGCGAGATCATCTCCCGTGTCGTCGGTCCCGACCCAAAGAACCCCATCCCGATCACCTCGCCGATCGAGGGCGTGGTCACGAGCATCCGCAAGATTCCCGGCGACATCGTTGCCGCCGGCGAGCCGATCATGACCGTGAGTTCGGACAAGCCCGACCGCATCATTGCGTTTCTCCGGCAGCCCATGGTCTTCACGCCGGAGCCCGGAATGGTCGTCGAGTTGCGGCCGCGCGGGCGGTCCAAGAAGATGATCGAGTCCAAGATCGCGAAAGTCGGCTCTCAACTCGCGCCCATCCGCGGCTCGCTTCTCCAACCTGGTCAGACCCGCACCGAGCTCGGCTTGCCGATCATCATCGACGCGCCGCAGGGCGTTGCCCTGTTTCCCGGCGAAACCATCGACATCAACATCCGCCCGGAAAAGGTCCGCGGGAAATAG
- the thiS gene encoding sulfur carrier protein ThiS — protein MSDAAHAAGSIVANGRPLAAAVPCTIEALLTAQGLPPRSVVVEHNGEAVAPSEFSRRTVHAGDRLEIVRIVAGG, from the coding sequence ATGAGCGATGCCGCGCATGCCGCCGGGAGCATCGTCGCGAACGGGCGCCCGCTCGCCGCCGCGGTCCCCTGCACGATCGAGGCGTTGCTGACTGCGCAGGGACTTCCCCCGCGAAGCGTCGTCGTGGAGCACAACGGCGAGGCCGTCGCGCCGTCGGAGTTCTCCCGGCGGACCGTCCACGCGGGGGACCGGCTGGAGATCGTGCGGATTGTGGCGGGCGGGTGA